The following proteins are encoded in a genomic region of Corylus avellana chromosome ca4, CavTom2PMs-1.0:
- the LOC132176954 gene encoding cytochrome P450 71B37-like, whose amino-acid sequence MALYPLSIWLPLLLLFPLLLLMIKKKKDARRQNKRPPPSPPKLPIIGNLHQIGELLHQSLWRLSQKYGPVMLLHLGSIPTVILSSAEAAREAIKVHDLDCCSRPIMATTRRLTYNYKDMAFGPYSEYWREIRKICVLEVFSVKRVQSYRSIREEEVSLLINSISQSSSSATLVDLSEKLYSLTASITFRVAYGQSFRGSDLDNEKFQDLVHGAEALMGSFDASEYFPYVGWIMDKLSSRRRRLERLSHKLDNFFQQVIDLHLSPDRTEQEHKDIIDVLLRIEREQNDPGRFTKDNIKAVLLNMFLGGVDTGAITMAWAMAELVRNPRVMKKAQDEVRNFVGNRGKVTEEDTDQLPYLKMILKETLRLHPPATLLLPREAMKHFKINGYDIYPKTLLQINAWAIGRDPEYWKNPEEFSPERFIDGSIDYKGQHFELLPFGAGRRGCPGIYMATSTIEHALANLLYVFDWKLPYGMKEENIDMEESVGLSLATHKKTALNLVPVKVF is encoded by the exons ATGGCTCTCTATCCCTTATCCATTTGGCTTCCTCTTCTCTTGCTTTTCCCTCTACTCCTTCTCATgatcaaaaagaagaaggatgCTCGAAGGCAAAACAAACGCCCTCCTCCAAGCCCTCCTAAGCTTCCCATTATAGGTAACTTGCACCAAATTGGTGAATTGCTTCACCAATCTTTGTGGCGACTCTCCCAAAAATACGGCCCCGTGATGCTCCTTCATCTCGGTAGCATACCAACTGTTATTTTATCTTCTGCTGAGGCTGCAAGAGAGGCAATAAAAGTTCATGATCTTGACTGTTGCAGTAGGCCAATCATGGCCACCACTAGAAGACTTACTTATAATTATAAGGACATGGCTTTTGGACCTTATAGCGAATATTGGAGAGAGATACGGAAAATATGTGTTCTTGAGGTTTTCAGCGTGAAGAGAGTGCAATCATATCGGTCCATTAGGGAAGAAGAAGTTTCTTTGCTCATCAATTCAATATCCCAGTCTTCGTCCTCTGCAACCCTTGTTGATCTTTCTGAGAAGCTGTATTCTCTCACTGCAAGCATAACTTTTAGGGTTGCTTACGGCCAGAGTTTCCGCGGGAGTGATTTGGATAATGAAAAATTTCAAGATCTGGTTCATGGGGCTGAAGCCTTGATGGGAAGCTTCGATGCATCCGAGTACTTTCCGTACGTGGGATGGATTATGGACAAGCTATCTAGTAGACGTCGTAGGCTTGAAAGGCTTTCCCATAAGTTGGATAATTTTTTCCAACAGGTCATTGATCTTCACCTCAGTCCGGACAGGACAGAACAAGAGCACAAGGACATCATCGATGTGCTCCTGAGAATAGAAAGGGAGCAAAACGACCCTGGTCGGTTCACTAAAGATAACATCAAGGCAGTCCTCTTG AATATGTTTTTAGGTGGAGTCGACACCGGTGCAATTACAATGGCATGGGCAATGGCAGAGCTTGTTAGGAACCCAAGAGTGATGAAGAAAGCCCAAGATGAAGTTAGAAATTTCGTTGGAAACAGAGGAAAAGTCACTGAAGAAGACACCGATCAGCTTCCTTACCTCAAGATGATACTGAAAGAAACTTTAAGGTTGCACCCTCCAGCCACACTGCTACTTCCAAGAGAGGCCATGAAACACTTTAAGATCAATGGTTATGACATTTACCCGAAAACACTACTCCAAATCAATGCTTGGGCAATAGGACGAGATCCTGAGTACTGGAAGAACCCAGAAGAATTCAGCCCAGAAAGGTTCATTGATGGCTCTATTGATTATAAAGGCCAACATTTTGAGTTATTACCATTTGGAGCTGGTCGAAGAGGTTGTCCTGGGATATATATGGCAACATCAACAATTGAGCACGCACTCGCAAATCTTTTGTATGTTTTCGACTGGAAATTACCCTATGGGATGAAGGAGGAAAACATTGACATGGAAGAGTCGGTTGGTCTTAGCCTTGCTACCCATAAAAAAACAGCTCTAAACCTTGTGCCGGTTAAAGTGTTTTAG
- the LOC132179717 gene encoding cytochrome P450 71B37-like — MALYPLSIWLPPLLLFPLLLLMIKKKKDARRQNKRPPPSPPKLPIIGNLHQIGELPHQSLWRLSQKYGPVMLLHLGSIPTVILSSAEAAREAIKVHDLDCCSRPIMATTRRLTYNYKDMAFGPYSEYWREIRKICVLEVFSVKRVQSYRSIREEEVSLLINSISQSSSSATLVDLSEKLFSLTASITFRIAYGQSFRGSDLDNEKFQDLVHGAEALMGSFDASEYFPYVGWIMDKLSSRRHRLERLSHELDNFFQQVIDLHLSPDRTEQEHEDIIDVLLRIEREQNDPGRFTKDNIKAVLLNMFLGGVDTGAITMAWAMAELVRNPRVMKKAQDEVRNFVGNRGKVSEEDTDQLPYLKMILKETLRLHPPATLLLPREAMKHFKINGYDIYPKTLLQINAWAIGRDPEYWKNPEEFSPERFIDGSIDYKGQHFELLPFGAGRRGCPGIYMATSTIELALANLLYVFDWKLPYGMKEENIDMEESVGLSLTTHKKTALNLVPVKVF; from the exons ATGGCTCTCTATCCCTTATCCATTTGGCTTCCTCCTCTCTTGCTTTTCCCTCTACTCCTTCTCATgatcaaaaagaagaaggatgCTCGAAGGCAAAACAAACGCCCTCCTCCAAGCCCTCCTAAGCTTCCCATTATAGGTAACTTGCACCAAATTGGTGAATTGCCTCACCAATCTTTGTGGCGACTCTCCCAAAAATACGGCCCCGTGATGCTCCTTCATCTCGGTAGCATACCAACTGTTATTTTATCTTCTGCTGAGGCTGCAAGAGAGGCAATAAAAGTTCATGATCTTGACTGTTGCAGTAGGCCAATCATGGCCACCACTAGAAGACTTACTTATAATTATAAGGACATGGCTTTTGGACCTTATAGCGAATATTGGAGAGAGATACGGAAAATATGTGTTCTTGAGGTTTTCAGCGTGAAGAGAGTGCAATCATATCGGTCCATTAGGGAAGAAGAAGTTTCTTTGCTCATCAATTCAATATCCCAGTCTTCGTCCTCTGCAACCCTTGTTGATCTTTCTGAGAAGCTGTTTTCTCTCACTGCAAGCATAACTTTTAGGATTGCTTACGGCCAGAGTTTCCGCGGGAGTGATTTGGATAATGAAAAATTTCAAGATCTGGTTCATGGGGCTGAAGCCTTGATGGGAAGCTTCGATGCATCCGAGTACTTTCCGTACGTGGGATGGATTATGGACAAGCTATCTAGTAGACGTCATAGGCTTGAAAGGCTTTCCCATGAGTTGGATAATTTTTTCCAACAGGTCATTGATCTTCACCTCAGTCCCGACAGGACAGAACAAGAGCACGAGGACATCATCGATGTGCTCCTGAGAATAGAAAGGGAGCAAAACGACCCTGGTCGGTTCACTAAAGATAACATCAAGGCAGTCCTCTTG AATATGTTTTTAGGTGGAGTCGACACCGGTGCAATTACAATGGCATGGGCAATGGCAGAGCTTGTTAGGAACCCAAGAGTGATGAAGAAAGCCCAAGATGAAGTTAGAAATTTCGTTGGAAACAGAGGAAAAGTCTCTGAAGAAGACACCGATCAGCTTCCTTACCTCAAGATGATACTGAAAGAAACTTTAAGGTTGCACCCTCCAGCCACACTGCTACTTCCAAGAGAGGCCATGAAACACTTTAAGATCAATGGTTATGACATTTACCCGAAAACGCTACTCCAAATCAATGCTTGGGCAATAGGACGAGATCCTGAGTACTGGAAGAACCCAGAAGAATTCAGCCCAGAAAGGTTCATTGATGGCTCTATTGATTATAAAGGCCAACATTTTGAGTTACTACCATTTGGAGCTGGTCGAAGAGGTTGTCCTGGGATATATATGGCAACATCAACAATTGAGCTCGCACTCGCAAATCTCTTGTATGTTTTCGACTGGAAATTACCCTATGGGATGAAGGAGGAAAACATTGACATGGAAGAGTCGGTTGGTCTTAGCCTTACTACCCATAAAAAAACAGCTCTAAACCTTGTGCCAGTTAAAGTGTTTTAG
- the LOC132178984 gene encoding uncharacterized protein LOC132178984: MSSAGDEDADAVLSDVEGDEPVPVVIRSPSQEDVSVEKFRDLLVELDRERQARVAAESSKSELQVSFNRLKALTHEAIKKRDESTRQRDEALREKEEALRLSEKVSAELAEANTARDEASKHRDEIVRQLDEAMKERDGLRSEIGNSNHMLVTGMEKISGKVSTIKNFAAGGLPRSQKYSGLPAVAYGVIKRTNEIVEELLRQIDATTKSRNETREQMEQRNYEIAIEVSQLEATIGGLREEVAKKTSVSEDMEKIMAEKDGKISVMEKEMSEKLNKMENEALEMRQLVGEYDDKLRSLESKMESQRPLLIDQLNLVSRIHNRIYDVIKIVDVNNLDQSEFSESLFVPQEMDMEENIRAALAGMESIYELTRIVVEKTRELVEEKSREIKSLDETVGRLVREKEHIGSLLRSALSNRMTLDPSSKGNALFEVAENGLREAGINFKFSKLLEDGEVPTPNDKVDTLGTGGDEIYNLAGALEKIVKASQLEIIDLQHSVDELRAESSLLKEHVEAQAKELNHRMHRIEELEEKERLANDSVEGLMMDIAAAEEEITRWKVAAEQEAAAGRAVEQEFVVQLSALKQELEEAKQAMLESEKKLKFKEETATAAMAARDAAEKSLRLADSRASRLRDRLEELTHQLEEFENREDSRSQNRPRYVCWPWQWLGLDYVGVRQSEIEQQSSNEMELSEPLL, encoded by the exons atgtCGAGTGCCGGCGACGAAGACGCCGATGCTGTGCTCAGCGACGTGGAGGGCGACGAACCGGTCCCTGTCGTAATAAGGAGTCCGAGTCAGGAAGATGTCTCGGTCGAGAAATTTCGGGACCTTCTCGTGGAGCTCGATCGCGAGCGGCAGGCTCGCGTGGCGGCGGAGAGCTCGAAATCGGAGTTGCAGGTCTCGTTCAACCGCTTGAAGGCCCTGACTCACGAGGCGATCAAGAAGCGCGACGAGAGCACGAGACAGAGGGACGAGGCTCTGCGCGAGAAGGAAGAGGCTCTGAGATTGAGCGAGAAGGTCTCGGCGGAATTGGCTGAGGCGAATACGGCGAGAGACGAGGCTTCGAAGCATAGGGATGAGATTGTGAGGCAATTGGATGAGGCAATGAAGGAGAGGGACGGGTTGAGATCGGAGATTGGGAATTCGAACCATATGCTTGTCACTGGAATGGAGAAGATATCGGGGAAGGTCAGTACCATCAAGAATTTTGCAGCAGGCGGGTTGCCGAGGTCACAGAAGTACTCAGGGTTGCCGGCCGTGGCATATGGAGTGATCAAGCGGACAAATGAGATTGTAGAAGAGCTCCTTAGGCAGATTGATGCCACGACTAAGTCTAGGAATGAAACAAGGGAACAGATGGAGCAGAGGAATTATGAGATTGCCATTGAGGTTTCTCAGCTCGAAGCAACTATCGGCGGGTTGAGGGAAGAGGTTGCAAAGAAAACTTCTGTTAGTGAGGATATGGAGAAGATTATGGCTGAAAAGGATGGAAAGATATCAGTGATGGAAAAAGAGATGAGTGAGAAGTTGAATAAGATGGAGAATGAAGCTTTGGAGATGAGGCAGTTAGTTGGGGAGTATGATGACAAGTTGAGGAGTTTGGAATCGAAGATGGAGTCACAGAGGCCTCTGCTGATTGATCAGTTGAATCTCGTGTCGAGAATTCACAATCGGATATATGATGTGATTAAGATAGTCGACGTTAATAATTTGGACCAGTCAGAGTTCTCGGAATCCTTGTTTGTCCCGCAAGAAATGGACATGGAGGAGAATATACGTGCTGCTTTAGCTGGGATGGAGTCTATTTATGAGTTAACCAGAATTGTTGTTGAAAAGACTAGGGAGTTAGTAGAGGAGAAGAGTCGTGAAATAAAGAGTTTGGATGAAACAGTGGGTCGACTGGTTAGGGAGAAGGAGCATATTGGATCTTTACTTAGGAGTGCTTTGTCAAATAGGATGACATTGGATCCATCTTCCAAAGGGAATGCGTTGTTTGAAGTTGCAGAAAATGGTTTAAGAGAGGCTGggataaatttcaaattcagtAAACTTCTTGAGGATGGAGAGGTTCCAACTCCCAATGACAAAGTGGATACGCTGGGAACAGGGGGGGATGAGATATACAATTTG GCTGGTGCTTTGGAGAAAATTGTCAAGGCATCTCAGCTTGAGATCATTGATCTCCAGCATTCTGTGGATGAACTGAG GGCAGAGTCAAGTTTACTTAAAGAGCACGTAGAGGCTCAAGCCAAGGAGCTCAACCACAGAATGCATCGAATAGAGGAACTTGAAGAAAAGGAGAGACTGGCAAATGATAGT GTTGAAGGGCTCATGATGGACATTGCTGCTGCTGAAGAAGAAATTACAAGATGGAAAGTAGCGGCAGAGCAAGAAGCTGCTGCAGGCAGAGCTGTTGAACAAGAGTTTGTGGTGCAG TTGTCAGCACTTAAGCAGGAGCTTGAAGAGGCTAAGCAAGCCATGTTGGAGTCGGAGAAGAAGCTCAAATTCAAAGAAGAGACAGCCACTGCTGCCATGGCAGCAAGAGATGCAGCTGAGAAATCATTGAGGTTGGCAGACTCGAGGGCATCTAGGCTGAGGGATAGACTAGAGGAGCTTACCCATCAGCTTGAAGAATTTGAGAATCGGGAAGACTCAAGGAGCCAAAATAGGCCTAGATATGTATGCTGGCCATGGCAGTGGCTAGGGCTTGACTATGTAGGTGTTCGCCAGTCCGAGATAGAACAACAGAGTTCCAATGAAATGGAACTTTCTGAACCtcttttatga